The Ahaetulla prasina isolate Xishuangbanna chromosome 13, ASM2864084v1, whole genome shotgun sequence genomic interval CCACTTTGTCAGTCTTCTCTGATGAGAGATAATAACAAAATAAGAGACCGGGGAATACTTTTACAAACTTTGTAGCTGATTCATGACAGACATGAGTGGTATGATTGTTTTTATGAGAGTCAgatattttgaaatgtttttatcTTCCCATTGGTCCACTCTTCTACATTTGCTGAATATGGCAACtcgtttctttttcctcctcctcctcctcctcctcctcctcctcctcctcctcctcctcctcctcctcctcctcctcctcctccatatctTCTCCTCCCATCCCCCAATGGCTGATCCGTCTGAATTTTTGTTCTTCCCACACAGGAGTTCCAGGCAAGAGGACAGAATCCTTCTATGACTGTTGCAAAGAGCCCTATCCAGATGTGACCTTTACAATCACAATGCGACGGAGAACATTGTATTATGGACTTAATCTTCTCATCCCGTGTGTCTTGATCTCAGCACTTGCCCTTCTGGTTTTCCTGCTTCCAGCTGACTCTGGAGAGAAAATTTCACTTGGTAAAGAGATGGTTCTGCTTGCTTTGAAGCAAGTTTTTCTCACTGACGGGTCACCTCCAGCTTTAAGCATGTGGAAAGCAGGTAGAAAGAAATTTCCATGAAATCATAGAAGAATTGGATCAGGAACGGGGAGTGAAGGAAGTCAAACCAACAGCTGAGGAAACTGCAGCCCATATAACTTTTATAAccttgaaacttttttaaaaaattcattggtTGTTTTAGTAATGTTGGTGACCAGATCTGCTTCATTTGCTATCTGGCAAAGAAGAGAATTGAGTTTCTGCTTCCAATTGTTAAACTGGAAGTTGTTTACAGTTGTTGCTAAATCCAACTGTAAAAATCTAGATGAACATTTAGGTGCAGTGAAGAGTTTCCCTTAATTATTTGctgtaacccaggggtgaaatccagcaggttctgacaggttctggagaaccggtagtggaaattttgagcagttcggagaaccggcaaataccacctatggctggccccagagtggggtgggaatggagattttgcagtatccttcccctgccacgcccaccaagccacgcccacagaaccagtagtaaaaaaaaattggatttccccactgctgTAACCCAACGTTCATCTTGATTTTTGGAGCCAGATATGGTAATCAAGCCCTAGTCTTGCCATTAGCAGAATGAATTCAGCAGTTCGAAACTGGAACAATGGAGTTAAACATTCTGGTTTCCAGGGTGCTGGTGGGCGGACATGGGCAAGAGAAAATAACTTTGTCAGAGATGCCCCTGTGTTGACagcagaaataaataataataataataataatttaatttttataccgcccttctcccgaaggactcagggcgctgaacaggcagataaaataatacaatatattacaataaaaacactctttaaaaaacttattcaatatagcctaaaatttaaaatacaatacaaaatataaaataaaccccaataaaatccatatttaaaaaccctattccagtcctgctcggaagaatagatacgtcttcagctcgcggcgaaaggtccggaggtcaggaagttgtcgaagtcctgggggaagctcattccagagggtaggtgtccccaccgagaaggctctccccctgggggtcgccagcctacactgtttggctgacggcaccctgagaagaccctctctatggcaccctgagaagaccctctctatggcaccctgagaagaccctctctatgggagccggtgggaggcatgtggtagcagaaggcggtcccgaagatatcccagtcctatgccatggagcgctttaaaggtggtaaccaacaccttgaagtgcactccgaaaaccacaggtagccagtgcagcctgcgcaggatcggtgctatatgggagccacgagtggctccctctatcacccgcgcggctgcaaaTGAGTTTCAGACCAGGCAtgtttgcaaccccatggacctaCTCACGAGCAAGTTCCATTTTACTCAATGAGGATGGCTCCCAAACAGGACTGCAACTGCCTCCTTGTTAGAGTTTCACTGGTTAAGAGTACAGACACATCCCTGGTTTTACATCCTCATCTCAAAGTGGACAAAACATCTTGACTTAATGTATGTTTGTAGCAAtcgttgggggggaaaaagagcatAAGGATGATTCATTTTGGCACTCCAGTTTGGCCAGCTTCTCTGTCCAACAGATGAACAATGTGGAATCAAAGGATACCATTTGCAACCCATCATCCTCATCATTGCCACCATCATCATCTATGAACTTTTTCCAAGTTCATATTGCATGGCATATagcgtcttctctctctctctctctctctcttcctttcctccatccTCTTGTTTTCCACAACACGAACAAGATTCAAAGGACAGCtactaaatattttatatttggttACTCAGCAGTGCAGCAAAGCCAGAAGGATGGGAAAATGCGCAGCAATATGCCTGCTAAATATACATAGGGCTGGTATTGCCAGGGGCCTACAAGGATCACACTctgtgagagagggagggtgggtcTTGGTTCTCCTGAGAGCATTCTTGCAAGGAATTTAAGATTTCACCAACCTTGTAGGTGGTTGTGTAGAGTAGACAAACATGAAAAATGGAGTGTATAAAAGGTGATAGAAAGAAGACCATGGTAGGCTGCCAAAGACACTCCCAGCTGGAATTATCTCTCTACAAAGTCTTTTATCATCAAGAGGTGTCACCTTCTAAAAACATAGCATCCAGTGCCATcagccttctctccttcttttctttgagACATTGGTGGAGAACCTCAACTGTTCCAAACTCCATCTGAATCTTCCTTTTGTCTTCTCCCATCCAACGTTAACACGTCCGGTCTCACCAACTTTCCTCTTATCAGTTCCTGGCTATCCTTTGTGGGTACTTGCCAATTGCCAGATACCTTTTAGATAAGTGTGAAATGCCACCTGGAACGTCCAAAGGGTATCAGGGATGGGTGAGGTTGGGTTCTATGCTGCAGAGGGATTGAGTCTATTTcattgtttcttaaccttggccactttcagatatatggacttcaattctcaaaaTCGAAAATTGTGAAGGGAAGGCTCCATCTGAAAATTGCCAAAGTGGAGAATTTTGGTATATTTAATCACTTTTGTTCAACCTCAGTCTGTTCTGTGCCCTGAGCCCAACCCAATAATTTGTTTTACAGGAATCACAGTTTTGTTATCCCTCACCGTTTTTATGCTCCTGGTGGCCGAAATCATGCCAGCAACATCGGATTCTGTGCCGTTAATTGGTAAGTCCCTTGCAAAGAATTGAGCTCTTTTCCGTCTTGCAATACAAGTTTCAAAAAGAACTAATTTAGGAAGTCTGTGTCTTATGCAGTTCTAGTTGTGCAGAATTTTAGATtccggggtctttggtgctctctgagcttgcttgttttctcgcaggcatttcattacccaactaggtaacatcatcagtgctactgtgGTTAGCTCTGATGACTTTACATAGTtcaggtcatgaaacgtctgcaagaaaacaagccagctcagagagcaccaaggacccctcatgtcaaccctgagctacaaatattctcctttattttgggtccatggggttgtgaagaGCTGGACGTGACTTAAcggactgaacaacaacaacaacaagatgaAACGTATCtaatagagcaggagtgtcaaactcaattttattgagggctgcatcaaggctGTGGTTGATCTTGGCAGGCCGGCCAGGCGTGGCtgattgagtgggcatggccagcttgacaccgctCACTGGACGTGGGTGGGCATGGACAGTTTGAcgcccactccccaaactgctggcatgtttcctcttcgcactgggtagactgggccgaagcgaCGCGGGCCGGCCCCTTACATTTCCAGAACagccccacgggctggatctgaCCAAATtgcaggccggatccggcccctgggccttgagatcGACATCCCTGTAATAGAGCAATCTGTTGATCTTCCCTATCAGTCTTACGgcacctattttttttaataaaaaatctatttctcGCTTCCTTCCCTAGCTCAGTATTTTGCCAGTACCATGATTATTGTCGGACTTTCGGTGGTGGTAACGGTCATTGTCCTCCAATATCATCACCATGACCCAGAAGGTGGGAAAATGCCAAAGTGGGTAAGCaacagggttttttttgcagaattttatttttcctccattaagaacatccaaccagccacagAGGCAGGTGAATTACCCACCTTGTAGGAAAcatgagattttttttcaggCAGAAGAGAACGATGCGTAGCAATTTCTGCTACCTGAAGTTCAACTGACAGTAGCTCCCTCTCCGTTTCCTGCTGCCAAGTATCAGGAGCTGCCgcgatgtatattttatttattgagatATGTTGCTCCGCCTCTTCATCTGTGAAGTTCATTCAAGCAGCCAACTCATCATCAATAAATAAAGAACACTGAAAATAAAGGAATACGtatctttttccccccagcagGCAGAAAATTCTTCGGCTGCATAAGCGAATGTTTTTTAAACTTTCAGGAGGCATCTGGAGTACCGCTGAGAAGCGGTCCAAGTTCCCTTCCTTTCCGTACAGTTTTACAAGTTTTTGCATTAGAGCGTAAAGTGGTTGTTCTTCCCCCAACCAAACATCACCAGAAAACTTCTATTTCTCTTATTGTTACCAGCTTCAAAGAATTCTATTTTCAGACAGTCTGTTAACATAACTTTACaacaaagtagaattagtttCGCTTGTCAAGAATGTTGTTTAGGGTCATGTTCAACGGTGGAACTCATGGGTGAGTCtcagtgccagtggtgggttgctcccggttcggtccggttcttgcaaactggtagtaagggtggtgggaggctctgcccacctgcccggacatcatcatggacaatctgcacatgcgcagaagcacacaTGCACGAGCGAAGATagcatgcacatgcgcgcactcCTATTTGTGAACcgctagtaaaggtaagtggaaccaatTCCTGCTCTGTGCCCCAAATATATGATTGCGATTTTATTAGGTAAACATCTGAAGATGATGTGCCTCAACTTTGTGCTTTCCTCTtctctaaatacaggtagtccttgacttgcgaccacaactgtcataaatatgaaccagttgtcaaacatcagAACGCAagccatgtgaccacggggatgatgccacggtcataagtgtggaaaatggtcataagtgactgTTTTTAGTGCccctgtaattttgaatggtcactaaacaaaataagttgaggactacctataatagtatgtgggaaagaccttgggggAATGAGGTGTGGAGTTACTGCCTAGGAAACATCTAGATAAGAGGAGACACAGACCTCAGCTGCATAAAAGAACTGAGAAAGAGACTCAAAAGGGATCCTTCTTAGCTTATCAGGCTGCAAAGGAGAAGGCAGTAGATTTGTACTTTTAGGCCTGTAAGAGGAAGAAGAATTAGCTCAACTGGTGGTGTTTTCTGTCTGGTCTAACTAGGAAGGCTGACAGAAAGTCTCTATATATCAAAACCACACGCTTCTCTGTCTTTTTCCAGACCAGAATTATCCTCCTCAACTGGTGTGCCTGGTTCCTGAGGATGAAAAGGCCCGGAGAAGGCCGAGTGCGCCCGGCTTGCCAGCACAGACGACGCTGTAGCATTTCAAGCATGGAGATCAATACGGTCAGCGGTCAGCAATCCAGCAATGGGAATATGTTATACATTGGCTTTCGTGGCCTGGAAGGTGTCCAATGCACCCCGACCACCGATTCCGGGGTGATCTGTGGAAGAATGGCTTGTTCTCCCACGGATGAGGAGAACCTCCTTCACAACGGTCACTCCTCTGAAACGGACTCGGATCTAGCGAAGATCCTCGAGGAGATCCGGTACATCGCCAACCGCTTCAGAGACCAGGATGAGGCTCAAGCGATTTGCAACGAGTGGAAGTTTGCCGCCTCCGTGGTGGACCGCCTCTGTTTGATGGCCTTCTCGGTCTTCACCATCATCTGCACCATCGGCATCCTTATGTCGGCACCCAATTTTGTGGAGGCGGTTTCGAAAGATTTCGCTTGACCCGCGCTTGGGGACTGCCCCTCACCCCAAAGCTGGCCATTTCTCAAAATCTGTTATGTAGCAATAATGTATTTCAGGGCACTTGATTCTATTGGATATATGGATGCAAActttgctctctctttttttttctttcctgggggGGCCGGGGAGGGTGAAGGTTCAGGCAAATTAAGAACCTCAGTGAGGTAATATAAGTGATCCTCCATCACTACCTGACCTCACAGCTTTGGTGTCTGGAATAAATTCTTTAAATAAAGTCAACATGCATCTCATTTGTATTATTGATTCATCTTctaatattttttgttttcaacaataattttattatttgtttgttgtgTTTGATTGGATTTGATGCAGTGCAACTCCAAATGATTCTTTAAGCAATGATGTCACTCCTACTGGAAAGCGgtacaaagaaagaaaggaaggagccttctcctcctcctcctcctcctcctcctcctccatctcctcctccatctcctcctcctcctcctcctcctccatctcctcctcctcctcctccatctccatctccatctccatctcctcctcctcctcctcctccatctcctcctccatctctatctccatctccatctccatctccatctcctcctcctcctccatctcctcctcctccatctcccctTCCCCCCAGAGAGTTGGAGAGAGTCAGTCAAATAAGAAGAGAGTcagtcagaagttgtgaatgctccaacactggaaatttttaagaaaatgttggataaccatctgactgagatggtgtagggtttcctgcctgggcagggggttggactagaaggcctccaaggtaccttccaactctgatgttatgttatgttaaatacttTCCCATCTCCCTGAACGAAATACTCAGTTCCTCTGCACCAATTGTCCTAACCTTCTCCAAGGTCATCTCCATAGGTCCACGGTAGGATTCAAAGTGTTGGCTTTAAACTCGGAAGACCTAAATGGCTCAACTCGCAGATTCTCTTCTGAGCAGAAACCTGCCCATCCAGCAGGAGATCCTGTGGTGGCCTCCACTCAACACCATAGCTTCTTGCTGCACATCAGATGACACCCACCCCAGCATCCTTTCCAAAAATGGCTAAGAAGGCGTTGTCTCACAAGGCTCTTGACCTCTCATCAGTGCCATCATTTCCTAAAGTTTACCgttgtttcttttaatttttcaacGCCAAAGTTGTACATGCATCTAAAACTTGCTTGTGCAGTGTTTTTACAATGGCGAGCAAGATTTACAGCTGTATGCAAATTAAACTAATACCATTTGCAtaaagaagttttttaaaaaaccctctccaTGAAGGAACCCTAATGAGAAGCTTCCTTTTCTGGTTAAGGATGCCTGGATGTCTTCTGGCGCATCTCCCTGAGCTGAAGAGAAGCCCTGGCTTTGATTTCTTTGCAAAACTTTGGATTATTAATGCCACAGGCCCTCTGAATttaacttcaaagaaaaaacagactcTGGGTGTGCTGCGCACCGTTTGACACCCCAGTGAGTCACATTGACAGGCAGAAATGAGCAattaattttttggggggtggatggggggggggaaggattctTTGATCCACTGGCATTTGTCTGGGTTTCAACGCCATCTCTGGCAAAACGTTTGGCCAGGCTAAACTGTGGAGTTTGTTTCTCTGCTCACTGTTTTgttagaacacagaataataaagagttggaagagactctggggccttctagttcaaccccctgctcgagcaggagaccctatgtcagtgatggtgaacctttttgccgtcacgtgccaaaagcgaggggaaTGCAGAGGGGTCAATCACGtgcgtgtgacacccccccccacgcttcccctgcttttggcacagaatggtaaaaaggttaccggtgggcctggtaggcccgtttttcagcctccccaggctccagagtctttcttggagcctggggagggcaaaaacatcctcCTCCCCCCAGAGACCGGAAACGgctcatttcctgacttccggtgggtccagaaggctcaaaaatcagctggctggcacacgtaTGTGTGCTGGAGTTGAGCTAGAGCAACAcctgcatgcccacagatatggttccaTGTGCGACCTGTGGCCCTATGTCATTTCAGATGaaaggttgttcaatctcttcttgaaaacctgtgATGGAGCCCTcataacttttgaaggcaagctattctattggttgtttgctctcaccattaggaaatttctcctaagttccagCTTCCTTTTCTCTTTGGTCGGTTtcgaaccattgcttcttgttttgcattttggtgctttggaaaataatttcacCCCCTTCATCTTTGTAGAAGCCCCACAAATATTGGTactctgctgtcatgtctcccctactccttcttttcattagactagacatacccaattcctgtaacgtTTCTTCGTaccttttagcctccagccccataATTAATCTATTTTTTCCTCATTATGGGGAATTTTGTAGACCCCTCCGGGAAGAAAATGAGAACAATCTAATCTAAGCCCATTGCTTAGAGAAACCCACATATGTTCTTCTTGCTGCAATTAAAGGTCATTAGTTGATCAATCTTGAATTGCTTTCGGGTTGCCCAGACTGCGCTTTGCTTTGCagggaaaaataaatattcattatttTCTAGCTAAACCATGTTGATTACCTCATAGGAGGTAAGGCAGAGAGATTTGGAAGTTTATTTTTAACCAAAACACTTGTCCCCAATTTTTAATATTGCGTTTCCCCTAAAGCCAATTTAGCATGGAAAAAAAGGATTGAATCTTTTTATTAAACATCACCTTCTGTAGTTTTCTATCCGATATAATTGTTTTCAGAGATATAGACTTCAACTGCATTTAGATTCTAATATTGTCCACCCAACCAAAGGGGGTTTTACCTATATCTATTGCAAAGTTGCTCAAATTAGAAAATTAACATTGATTGTTGACCTCCAATATTTAATACGTGACCATCGGAAAGTTTGATGACACAGGTCCAAATGGGAAGACCTCCCTAACTGCATTTTCTGTGAAGATATTCTCAGAAACAAAGAACCCCATAAACATTTTTCCAAACAAAAAGacttattttctgaaaatattgtcCAGCTATTTAAACAGGGATTCCTCTCAGAATATAAATTGATCTGCAAATAATATTCATTCTGAAACACTCGCCTTTCCCTAAAAAGTGTTGAATGACTCCCATCTATCCATatctaaacaaaaacaaaacccttcttACATATATTTTCTCTATATTGCATATTACTGAGTTATATCTTTAGGTACGCATGTAACTGGATTGGTACAAATGCAGAATTGATATTCTTTAAATGGTTGAGCAACCCAATCTTCACCTACTGCTATCAACTTTGATCTGGTCTAATCCAAAATGTCTACTTAATTCGCTTGATTTCTTGCCTCGCACCCTTGAAATTGTCTCAAGTTTGGTGTTTATTAGACCAGTCCTTTTCATTGTTGAAAGTCCTGGTTTTTGCCAGTAAACCTGTTTTGAATCTGTCTTGGTCATTGGCTTCTCTTAAGGCAGGAAGCAAAGATATATGGCTTAAACAAGGACATCCAGAATCCataaaaagggagagggagagagagagaatgagagaggggggggaggagatggTTATTGAATTGGGCAGAGACGGAATTTAAAACAACCCAGTGAaagaacagttaaagcaaattaTCCATGTGTGCGCCATAAATTGGTCCATGGGTTGGAGAACTGATGTTCCAAAGGAAGCCAAGTATTCTTTAGGGAGGCatatttcttgtagacattttcttTCATGGATTGTCTCTTCTTTTGGTTAACAGCTGGCGGCCTTTGAATTCTGCATAGATGCTTTGAGGTCAGTCCGGGGGGTTGGAGGAGTGCATTTTCAAAGATATCATATAGAACGAGCAAACCAGTGGAATTGGGTGGAGGAAGAAATGGATAAAAACCAGTTATGTCTTAAATTATGCTAGGCTTAGGCTGTTCAGGCTGGAAAGTAGagaaaatccttccttccttccttccttccttccctgcctccttctcttcctccctccctcctgtccccttccttccttccttccttccctccctctttccatccatccatccctgcctccttttcttcctccctccctccctgccctttTAAAATGTCCTCCATATAGTATTTTGACTGTTGCAGAACTGCAATTAAAAGCTTTATAAAGAACATAAAAATTAATACACACTGATACTAagcagaatgaaaaaagaaaatttgaaagaaaaagaaagaaagtgtgaaaaacaaataGAAAGAAGCCTCCAATTTCCCTTGCAGCAGACATAAGTGCAATGACAACATTATCTCCATGGTTACAAAAGAAGCTATCTTCTTTCCTGTTACTCATTTCTTttcctaatcatcaaaaccacaagtcatcagtgcaatttttttcctgtttcatgcaaaaagacCACCAGGAATTTCCATTCAACCATAAATGTAgatgttgttttttcccctcctctgatCAAAGAAGCCAATTTAGCTACCTCTCCAAGTTCAATCATCTTCACCCAAGGACAAGGGCACTTCCTGGGATGCTCACATGAGAAGCTGGCAGCTATGTCCAGTCAGGGAGAGGATGCTGAATTTTAATGATTAAAACTGGGCATGAATTGTCCTTCATCCATCCTATTTATTCTGTTGAATGAGAGGAGccccttttcttttctgagaagaagaagattcttcttcttcttcttcttcttcttcttcttcttcttcttcttcttcttcttcttcttcttcttcttcttcttcttcttctccttctcctcctcctcctcctcctcctcctcctcctcctcctcctcctcctcctcctcctcctcctcctcctccctcttctcttctcttctcttctcttctcttctcttctcttctcttctcttctccttccccttcctcttccccttccccttccccttccccccctcctcctccttttcttcttctttctcctcctcctccttccagttTTCACTAGACTGAAATTTCTATCCAAATGTCTTTGAACTGCCCTTTCAAGTTTGAACATTCACATAACCATACACAAGTGTCGGTTTCTGGAGTGAATTTATTTTCTGTTAATGACCTCAACAAAAAAGTGACATGCTTTTAAGACTCAGCTGTAGCTGAAAATAGTGACCACTATTCTAGCCTATTGTTGTAAGAATATGTCCTTGGAATTTTCTTTATTAAGCCCGTAACTGTTTCTTGGATTCCCACTGGCATTTTCCTTGAAAGAAGCTTACTTACTGGCATTGCGGTTGAGTATTTTGGGCATCAATTGTTCTGcaatgatttttttgttttgttcatctGATCTCATTGAATTGCACTCAAATTTCAGTGGCAGTGAGAAAGTTAGAAACCCAACCTtgcaaaaatttttattttactgctcCTGAAACAGTGACTATTTGAAAGAAAGCACTGCATTTATTGATGGTGGCTATTTCCCACTGACCACCTATTAGTTGGAAATGGGATGTAGTGCAATTTTTCTTCCGTTGGGAAGCCTTATAGAATTTGATGGGTTCACCAATGTTGTAAGCTGTGAGTCATTTTTCCCTCTGTGTTCCTTGAGAAAGAATAAGACGGTGATGGCACTTTGAAAAGAAGTTTCAAGAAATTATTTCAATTGTACCCTAACCCTTTGCCTTGCAGaccaagaaggggggaaaaaagtacgTTATAAGTTCACGTGACTCCATTAAACTGAATTGGTGGTGAGCTGAGAACAATCAAAACATTGCAGGGAGCATTATCCAATCTAtttatttcatctttttcatGTCTCAATTGGACCCTGTTTTCAGCTAATTTCCGCAAACCTCATCTAATTTCTCCAATCTTCTTCCTCTTTACTGTACAAGGATGTGGTTTATCTTGGTATTGATGGGTATTCTGGAACTTttctgggaaaaaaagaaagcaagaagaaagtgatgggagggaggaagttaGATGgacgggagggaaggaaggaaggaaggtggatgggaaggaaggagggaagggagggaatgtTTACATTATAATAGTCCACATGGCAGTTGGCCAGAATTTGTGTGACTGTAAGAAGGGCACATTGGTCcaacaacatatattttttttggtgggggactGGGAGGTAAagatattttaaacaaaaaataactGTACTACTATACCATGGCAATGCACAGTTTTATGCCTTGTCTAGCCTAATCAGATATTTTCAGAGATGAACTCAAAGGTCCATCGGTTGGTTGATGGAAGGTTTGGAAGACAAATTCATCCTATTAGAATTTGAATGCAAATTTACCATTTTGTTCTTTCAAAATAACAAGTGCTGCTCAAAACACGATTGATCTTTGAAACCTGGACTTCTTCTAATTCTTTCCAAGGATCAAAAAGCAACTTAAAAAGTCATATAACGTGGGAAATGTATCTATTATAGTATGaataagagaacagaacagaacagaacagaatagaatagaataataaatatgggatgga includes:
- the CHRFAM7A gene encoding CHRNA7-FAM7A fusion protein, with product MGLRELSVVLILAGGLVRVSLQGEYQRKLYRELLKNYNPLERPVANDSQPLTVSFSLSLRQIMDVDEKNQVLTTNVWLHMYWKDYYLQWNMSEYPGVKNVRFPAGQIWKPDILLYNSADERFDATFQTNVLVNSSGYCQYLPPGIFKSSCSIDVRWFPFDVQNCKLKFGSWTYGGWSLDLQMETAEISGYISNGEWDLVGVPGKRTESFYDCCKEPYPDVTFTITMRRRTLYYGLNLLIPCVLISALALLVFLLPADSGEKISLGITVLLSLTVFMLLVAEIMPATSDSVPLIAQYFASTMIIVGLSVVVTVIVLQYHHHDPEGGKMPKWTRIILLNWCAWFLRMKRPGEGRVRPACQHRRRCSISSMEINTVSGQQSSNGNMLYIGFRGLEGVQCTPTTDSGVICGRMACSPTDEENLLHNGHSSETDSDLAKILEEIRYIANRFRDQDEAQAICNEWKFAASVVDRLCLMAFSVFTIICTIGILMSAPNFVEAVSKDFA